The Mesorhizobium sp. NBSH29 genome has a segment encoding these proteins:
- a CDS encoding acyltransferase family protein, whose protein sequence is MGAGLACGARTRLPTLDILRLVAALSVVLFHYLFRGAAGEPAFLETRFPEIEGAAIYGYLGVNLFFLISGFVIAWSAEGRTWYDFAIARVVRLVPGYFVCVTLTFLVLAAVASPLFSTSLGQYVANLSFFAPVFGHSFMDGVYWSIMLELIFYGWITLALITGAYTRLKLELVVGWLALTCVNEFAMESGALRILFLTEFAPWFASGMLMHHLATRGRSTETLLLLFAAFAIGCATMQVAQDWMAAHYGVAVPVAGLIAANVTMFCLMFGALRFPSLVPPSEFVFAAGALTYPLYLLHQNIGYLAIDALAPMVGRWPAAAATTGVMLIGAFGVWRYAESPMQRALKLLASRLVTAFHGARAHGLAGKAI, encoded by the coding sequence ATGGGTGCAGGACTGGCCTGCGGCGCGCGCACACGTCTGCCCACCCTTGATATCCTGCGGTTGGTCGCGGCGCTGTCGGTGGTGCTTTTCCACTATCTGTTTCGCGGCGCAGCCGGCGAGCCAGCTTTTCTGGAGACCCGATTTCCTGAAATTGAAGGTGCTGCCATTTACGGCTATCTCGGAGTCAACCTGTTCTTCCTGATCAGCGGCTTCGTCATTGCCTGGTCGGCCGAGGGGCGCACCTGGTACGATTTTGCAATAGCCCGCGTCGTGCGGTTGGTTCCGGGCTATTTTGTCTGCGTGACGCTCACTTTCCTGGTGTTGGCGGCGGTCGCATCACCGCTGTTCTCAACCAGCCTTGGCCAGTACGTGGCCAATCTTTCCTTCTTCGCACCGGTTTTCGGACACAGCTTTATGGACGGCGTCTATTGGTCGATCATGCTGGAGCTTATCTTCTATGGCTGGATCACTTTGGCGCTGATCACGGGAGCCTACACGCGTTTAAAACTGGAACTGGTAGTCGGGTGGCTGGCGCTGACTTGTGTCAACGAGTTTGCGATGGAAAGCGGAGCCTTGCGCATTCTCTTCCTGACCGAATTTGCGCCCTGGTTTGCCAGCGGCATGCTGATGCATCATCTTGCCACCAGAGGGCGCTCGACCGAAACACTGCTTCTTCTTTTTGCTGCTTTTGCGATCGGCTGCGCAACCATGCAGGTGGCGCAGGACTGGATGGCAGCCCACTACGGCGTCGCCGTACCTGTAGCCGGGTTGATCGCCGCGAACGTCACCATGTTCTGCCTGATGTTTGGCGCATTGCGGTTTCCCTCGCTCGTGCCGCCATCAGAGTTTGTATTCGCCGCGGGTGCGCTCACCTATCCACTCTATCTGCTGCACCAGAACATTGGCTATCTCGCCATTGACGCGCTTGCGCCAATGGTCGGGCGCTGGCCGGCAGCGGCTGCCACGACTGGCGTCATGCTGATTGGCGCCTTCGGCGTGTGGAGATATGCGGAAAGCCCGATGCAGCGTGCGCTGAAGTTGCTGGCATCGCGCCTTGTCACTGCGTTCCACGGGGCGCGGGCCCACGGACTGGCGGGCAAGGCTATATAG
- a CDS encoding TerC family protein, with protein sequence MEVFTAAGFSALMQVIAIDLVLAGDNAIVIGLAAAGLPAEQRKKAILIGVIAATVLRIFFAAITVQLLAILGLLLVGGILLLWVCWKMWRELRTSHADEEEAADALSGADGTIQASGKPRKTLAQAAMQIVIADVSMSLDNVLAVAGAARDHFTVLVIGLVLSIALMGLAATFIARLLQRHRWIAYVGLLIILYVAVDMIYRGMVEVWPYLSTAF encoded by the coding sequence ATGGAAGTTTTCACGGCTGCGGGCTTTTCCGCACTCATGCAGGTTATCGCCATAGATCTGGTTTTGGCTGGTGATAATGCGATTGTAATCGGCCTTGCTGCCGCGGGTCTGCCGGCAGAACAGCGCAAGAAGGCGATCCTGATCGGCGTCATTGCAGCGACAGTGCTGCGCATCTTTTTTGCCGCCATCACCGTGCAGCTTCTGGCGATTCTTGGCCTGCTTCTGGTCGGCGGTATCCTGCTGCTTTGGGTGTGCTGGAAGATGTGGCGCGAACTGCGCACCTCGCACGCTGACGAAGAAGAGGCGGCTGACGCGTTAAGTGGCGCTGACGGAACCATTCAGGCGTCCGGAAAACCCCGCAAAACGTTGGCGCAAGCAGCGATGCAGATTGTCATCGCAGATGTGTCAATGTCGCTGGACAACGTGCTGGCAGTGGCTGGGGCTGCGCGTGACCATTTCACCGTGCTGGTTATCGGATTGGTGTTGTCGATCGCCCTGATGGGTCTTGCCGCGACCTTCATTGCCCGGCTGTTGCAACGTCATCGCTGGATCGCCTATGTCGGCCTGCTCATCATTCTCTACGTTGCTGTCGACATGATTTATCGCGGAATGGTCGAAGTATGGCCGTACCTCAGTACAGCTTTTTGA
- a CDS encoding glycosyltransferase domain-containing protein, whose protein sequence is MQRSPGIDFFCFTDDPHLNSTQWKIIQAPPSALDPHRRSKSFKHRPHLAFPDHAESLYLDNTIELKLGVAELFDLYLGSEVRLGAFRHELRDCIYDEADAVLAAAYDTRECVLPQIEHYRRQSYPAHYGLNSMGFILRRHNDHLVSATMDAWHEEVLRFSKRDQISFNYTAWKYKLPITLLPGTIADNPVMTWHHIAQRLPRDFDDDVYLALHEDVRLAGVNPRWHFLHHGLAEGRVYK, encoded by the coding sequence ATGCAAAGATCCCCGGGCATCGATTTTTTCTGCTTCACCGATGATCCGCACCTAAATTCAACACAGTGGAAAATCATCCAGGCGCCGCCCTCAGCGCTTGATCCGCACCGGCGCTCCAAAAGCTTCAAGCATCGTCCGCATCTGGCATTTCCTGACCACGCTGAAAGCCTCTATCTCGACAACACGATAGAGTTAAAACTGGGCGTCGCCGAGCTATTCGATCTTTATCTCGGGTCGGAGGTAAGGCTTGGCGCATTCAGGCATGAGCTCCGCGATTGCATTTATGACGAGGCTGATGCGGTGCTTGCTGCCGCTTACGACACGCGCGAATGCGTGCTTCCGCAGATTGAACACTACCGCCGGCAAAGTTATCCGGCCCATTACGGCCTCAATTCGATGGGGTTCATTTTGCGACGCCACAACGATCATTTGGTATCGGCCACCATGGACGCATGGCATGAAGAGGTGCTGCGCTTTTCCAAGCGCGACCAGATATCGTTCAATTATACAGCGTGGAAATACAAACTGCCGATTACGCTTCTTCCGGGTACCATTGCCGACAATCCAGTGATGACGTGGCACCATATCGCCCAACGCCTGCCGCGCGATTTCGACGATGACGTCTATCTCGCACTGCACGAGGATGTGCGCCTGGCGGGTGTCAATCCACGCTGGCATTTCCTGCATCACGGACTGGCGGAGGGGCGGGTTTATAAATAG
- a CDS encoding YqaA family protein encodes METLLPLIGLFAVAFVAATILPAQSEAALVGLLALGAHSPVVLVVVATAGNVLGSVTNWMLGRFVEQYRRRNWFPVSDRALERATGWYRNWGRWSLLLSWAPLVGDALTVAAGVLREPFWSFLLLVTIAKAGRYIALALITLGLIG; translated from the coding sequence TTGGAAACCCTCCTCCCCCTTATCGGCCTCTTCGCCGTCGCGTTTGTTGCCGCAACCATCCTGCCTGCGCAGTCGGAGGCGGCGTTGGTGGGACTGTTGGCACTTGGCGCTCATTCGCCTGTGGTGCTTGTGGTGGTGGCGACTGCGGGTAATGTGCTGGGCTCGGTCACCAACTGGATGCTTGGCCGCTTTGTCGAGCAATATCGCAGGCGGAATTGGTTTCCTGTCAGCGACCGGGCGCTGGAGCGCGCCACCGGCTGGTACCGCAATTGGGGCCGCTGGAGCCTTCTGCTTAGCTGGGCACCGCTCGTTGGCGATGCGCTGACTGTCGCTGCCGGCGTCCTGCGCGAGCCGTTCTGGAGCTTTTTGCTGCTGGTGACGATTGCCAAGGCTGGTCGCTACATCGCGCTTGCGCTCATCACGCTGGGGCTGATCGGCTGA
- a CDS encoding fumarylacetoacetate hydrolase family protein has product MPNLVIPAPNVHTIPTSDGGAFPVRRVYCIGRNFAAHAVEMGHDPDREPPFFFQKNPNNLDASGEFPYPPHSTDVHHEVEMLVALKSGGTKISLESALDHVWGYAVCLDMTRRDLQGEAKKMGRPWEIGKAFERSGPVGPLHPASEIGHPSNGRVELKVNGDLRQEGDLNQMIWKVPEMIAYLSEYFELKAGDVIMAGTPSGVNAIVRGDLMEASIAGVSSLSVTVI; this is encoded by the coding sequence ATGCCGAACCTCGTCATACCCGCTCCGAACGTTCACACGATCCCCACCAGCGATGGAGGGGCGTTCCCCGTCCGGCGCGTCTACTGTATCGGACGTAATTTCGCGGCCCATGCCGTCGAGATGGGTCACGACCCTGACCGTGAGCCGCCATTCTTCTTCCAAAAAAATCCAAACAACCTCGATGCATCAGGGGAGTTTCCCTATCCGCCGCACAGCACAGATGTGCACCACGAGGTGGAGATGCTCGTCGCGCTTAAGTCGGGTGGAACAAAGATTTCGCTGGAATCGGCGTTGGATCACGTCTGGGGTTACGCAGTCTGCCTGGACATGACCCGCCGGGATCTGCAGGGCGAAGCCAAGAAGATGGGCCGCCCTTGGGAGATCGGCAAAGCGTTTGAAAGGTCGGGCCCAGTAGGTCCGCTGCATCCGGCTTCTGAAATCGGCCACCCATCCAATGGTCGTGTCGAACTGAAGGTGAATGGCGACCTGCGCCAGGAGGGCGACCTCAACCAGATGATCTGGAAAGTGCCCGAAATGATCGCTTACCTCTCAGAATATTTTGAACTCAAGGCCGGCGACGTCATAATGGCCGGAACGCCGTCAGGCGTGAATGCAATCGTTCGGGGCGATCTGATGGAGGCAAGCATAGCGGGTGTCAGCTCGCTGTCGGTCACAGTCATATAA
- a CDS encoding septal ring lytic transglycosylase RlpA family protein yields MTLSQRRFVPRATSAVILAVASAFLASCAAPQPKAMVRVKKTETRSKEYFAESAYGVKASPRVTNQRSRLPRGGGRDQTGKPYKVAGKWYYPKEEKNYRKMGAASWYGDAFHGRLTANGEIYDMTHLTAAHPTMPLPSYARVTNTKNGNSVIVRVNDRGPYAHDRVIDLSRRAAELLDYTHAGTAKVEVEYVGRAPLDGRDEQFLMASYNPGNRATDPSVGMPTGVMIAMNGPTPSLGVSGEPQARAFPGTLSDQAPVPAFAPANAANDIGLPSLGPVAPERPVETLGAPPQQLALATMSYADEGVGRAASAFSAFASPPENTDWKKRASVAVSFEPYVAAGTFANQSEALAIQRFLVGQARVTIEKSREGGADWFTVSVYPDGHLGLDALLQTAWAHGAPDAIVVRD; encoded by the coding sequence ATGACCTTGTCGCAGCGCCGCTTTGTTCCACGCGCAACGAGCGCCGTGATTCTGGCGGTGGCGTCAGCGTTTCTGGCCAGTTGCGCCGCGCCGCAGCCCAAGGCGATGGTTCGGGTAAAGAAGACCGAGACGCGCTCCAAGGAATACTTTGCCGAATCCGCCTATGGCGTCAAAGCCAGCCCGCGCGTCACGAACCAGCGCTCGCGCCTGCCGCGCGGCGGTGGCCGCGACCAGACCGGCAAACCCTATAAGGTGGCTGGCAAATGGTACTATCCCAAGGAAGAAAAGAATTATCGCAAGATGGGTGCTGCCTCCTGGTATGGCGATGCCTTTCATGGCCGGCTGACCGCCAATGGCGAGATCTACGACATGACACATCTGACGGCAGCGCACCCAACGATGCCGCTGCCAAGCTATGCGCGGGTGACCAATACCAAAAACGGGAATTCGGTGATCGTGCGTGTCAACGACCGCGGACCTTATGCCCATGACCGCGTGATTGACCTGTCCCGACGGGCCGCCGAACTTTTGGATTACACGCATGCCGGCACCGCCAAGGTCGAAGTCGAATATGTCGGTCGTGCACCGCTGGATGGCCGCGACGAGCAGTTTTTGATGGCCTCTTACAATCCGGGCAACCGTGCGACAGATCCATCTGTCGGGATGCCTACAGGGGTTATGATTGCCATGAATGGCCCAACCCCGAGCCTCGGAGTTTCTGGTGAACCGCAGGCCCGAGCTTTCCCGGGTACGCTTTCTGACCAAGCGCCGGTTCCCGCATTCGCGCCAGCCAACGCTGCAAACGACATCGGTCTTCCATCGCTTGGCCCGGTCGCGCCCGAGCGGCCGGTCGAGACGCTCGGTGCACCGCCGCAACAGCTTGCGCTCGCTACAATGTCTTACGCAGATGAGGGTGTTGGGCGCGCAGCCAGCGCCTTCTCTGCCTTCGCGTCACCACCGGAAAACACCGATTGGAAGAAGCGAGCCTCTGTTGCTGTCTCTTTCGAGCCCTACGTGGCGGCTGGCACTTTTGCCAACCAGAGCGAGGCGCTTGCCATCCAGCGTTTTCTGGTCGGTCAGGCGCGTGTGACAATTGAAAAATCTCGCGAGGGCGGGGCCGACTGGTTCACCGTCAGTGTGTATCCTGACGGGCATTTAGGCCTTGACGCGTTGCTGCAAACAGCTTGGGCCCACGGCGCGCCGGATGCCATTGTGGTGCGCGACTAA
- a CDS encoding D-alanyl-D-alanine carboxypeptidase family protein, with protein sequence MCFIGSVFAVAPANAQLFETKAAQAFMVDAETGTVLFSKDPDALIPPASLAKLMTMEVVFNAVRSGRLSLDDEFPVSENAWRTGGAASGGSTMFAKLKSSIRLEDLIKGVVVQSANDGCIIIAEAMAGTEENFATLMTERARQLGMTKSVFKNSTGLPAEGQVVTMRELAMLAVRIWRDYPEFYKYYSLPDFTWNKITQRNRNPLLSMDIGADGMKTGFTEASGYAIVGSINRDSKRLFAAMSGMATERERAEESRKMLEWGVRAFEKKELFAAGATVGEAKLYGAEKADLPLMAKGPVAIFVPITNKDRLVARIVYQGPLVAPVEAGTQVGSLKVWIGDTLSQETPLYAAESVGKGSLKQRSFDAVEELLVGWLR encoded by the coding sequence TTGTGCTTCATCGGGTCGGTTTTCGCCGTTGCACCGGCCAATGCCCAACTCTTCGAGACCAAAGCCGCCCAGGCCTTCATGGTCGATGCTGAAACCGGCACGGTGCTCTTTTCCAAAGATCCCGATGCGCTGATCCCGCCCGCATCGCTGGCAAAACTGATGACCATGGAAGTGGTCTTCAATGCAGTGCGTTCGGGCCGGCTGTCGCTCGACGATGAATTTCCGGTCTCGGAAAACGCCTGGCGTACCGGCGGCGCCGCCTCAGGCGGCTCCACCATGTTTGCAAAACTCAAATCCTCGATCCGTCTTGAAGACCTGATCAAGGGCGTTGTCGTGCAGTCGGCCAATGATGGTTGCATCATCATCGCCGAGGCGATGGCCGGCACGGAAGAGAATTTCGCCACGCTGATGACGGAGCGCGCGCGACAGCTTGGTATGACAAAATCAGTGTTCAAGAATTCGACCGGCCTGCCGGCCGAGGGCCAAGTGGTGACAATGCGCGAACTGGCCATGCTTGCCGTTCGTATCTGGCGCGACTATCCCGAATTCTATAAATATTACAGCCTTCCCGATTTCACCTGGAACAAGATCACCCAGCGCAACCGCAACCCGCTGCTGTCGATGGATATCGGAGCCGACGGCATGAAGACCGGTTTCACCGAAGCGTCCGGCTACGCCATCGTCGGCTCAATCAACCGGGACAGCAAAAGGCTCTTTGCCGCCATGAGTGGCATGGCAACCGAGCGCGAACGTGCCGAGGAATCGCGAAAGATGCTCGAATGGGGCGTGCGTGCCTTCGAGAAGAAGGAGTTGTTTGCAGCCGGAGCGACAGTCGGCGAGGCAAAGCTCTACGGCGCGGAAAAAGCCGATCTGCCGCTGATGGCCAAAGGCCCGGTCGCCATTTTCGTGCCGATCACCAACAAGGACAGGCTGGTCGCGCGCATTGTCTATCAGGGCCCGCTGGTGGCACCGGTGGAGGCCGGCACGCAGGTTGGATCGCTCAAAGTCTGGATCGGTGACACGCTCAGCCAGGAAACACCGCTCTATGCAGCAGAAAGTGTCGGCAAAGGCAGTCTCAAACAACGCTCGTTCGATGCTGTCGAAGAATTGCTGGTCGGCTGGCTAAGGTAG
- the tmk gene encoding dTMP kinase, giving the protein MNRGFFITFEGGEGAGKSTQIARLATLLRGRGLDVLVTREPGGSPGAEAVRHVLLSGAAEPFGPKMEAILFAAARSDHVEQLIRPAVSEGKIVLCDRFLDSSRVYQGVTGDIDPAFMAELEAVAINGMMPDLTLILDLDPAEGLRRATARRGAGAADRFEKETLAIHQRRRDAFLAIADAEPKRCAVIDAAAAPQEVEKAVAAAVVTALDRTRQLAPDGTRS; this is encoded by the coding sequence ATGAATCGCGGATTTTTCATTACATTCGAGGGCGGCGAAGGGGCCGGCAAGTCGACACAGATCGCCAGGCTGGCGACGCTGCTGCGCGGCCGCGGTCTTGACGTTTTGGTCACCCGTGAACCAGGCGGTTCGCCGGGCGCTGAGGCTGTACGCCACGTGCTTTTGTCGGGTGCGGCAGAGCCTTTCGGCCCGAAAATGGAAGCGATTTTGTTTGCCGCCGCGCGATCTGACCATGTCGAGCAGTTGATCCGGCCGGCAGTGAGCGAAGGTAAAATCGTTTTGTGCGACCGCTTTCTGGATTCCTCACGCGTCTATCAGGGCGTTACCGGCGATATTGATCCGGCCTTCATGGCTGAACTTGAGGCTGTCGCCATCAACGGCATGATGCCGGACCTGACGCTGATCCTTGATCTTGATCCGGCAGAAGGTCTGCGCCGGGCCACGGCGCGCCGCGGCGCTGGCGCAGCGGACCGGTTTGAAAAGGAAACGCTTGCCATTCACCAGCGCCGTCGCGACGCATTTCTGGCCATTGCCGATGCCGAACCTAAGCGTTGCGCGGTCATCGATGCCGCTGCTGCACCGCAAGAGGTGGAAAAGGCTGTAGCGGCGGCGGTAGTGACCGCGCTCGATCGCACCAGGCAGCTTGCGCCTGACGGGACAAGATCATGA